From a single Lineus longissimus chromosome 16, tnLinLong1.2, whole genome shotgun sequence genomic region:
- the LOC135500510 gene encoding cilia- and flagella-associated protein 221-like, with protein MAAAKAMSRPTTLNGHQNNGILLDTLQLVAPRKELQVPNHLLETKIYSKVAQNSVVQARPAVIHFGGFELGKTLKQTLWLGNVSTEVQRYHIIPPQSKYFSIKYTKNDRLVPGLTLDCVIEFTPDEWRYYYDCLRIHCKGEDNLIIPIHAYPVMNTADFPDHVDFPPVPVGQKKSTSLPLRCNCPIDFEYQVTLLQPHPAFKVKPVAGVIPANGSVDINVTFSPADFSTCNLTLQVNISQFNAKPLVCRIVGYSAPGLLKDLTMKSFIQDPRVLDPTCISPIDRCRRKKKRQEEVRKSVQEEPQEIERNGIKFPADLNTPYAVACVLNQEPGKLRAKDLREAVLTKQDSTPSTRQMKEALFEHQVRQNVYEERQNQLRWQVKLGDEQISIQEKVKVLDQRVQATKDYKYRRGDPLEDEELGRTCSDCISRRTFRDHSEIGKEGIQFDLYTNDSWAVRHKSLSKFAQAGRKVIIRMRADDKIKYLKTLVQDIGKRKQSFHHSPSKLLQEKEEQKECEVDKYMTADKIKSVTFPTYVPPNVKDDMAPDALDKLPVDPTVVFVKRKVPYFNLKVPQNYKLMGYKYHNIQESSSGYVPPKLSRPLRTGAEDEIISLPAQVKPPIEGESPEPINEGDMKVEEVETPLPLLTLAPPNALFKPIEYPALHIFNPAPGLQVFQPPLPYAETDPDFHLCPLPRYVTYDKETIHTATQKRFLDREDVIRGVMTWKKFPSQGLTSLSLTPTLTNVWVPRWTDPFSGELTPEEVPALFDGLPDDDRENILQLGAEEPNTDEVPVSLTPAMVNAQFALIDTSTPTDEKPKDDMFPQGNKMPATNIPVASTGPVPREKREQELDYFLNKKYNRLGQKVQQKVENMDMLKTNKDLVLK; from the exons ATGGCGGCTGCTAAAGCTATGAGCAGGCCCACGACCCTAAATGGGCACCAAAATAACGGAATTCTGTTGGATACTCTTCAACTTGTTGCCCCAAGAAAAGAGCTGCAAGTTCCGAATCATTTGTTGGAAACAA aaatttaCTCCAAGGTAGCTCAGAATTCTGTGGTGCAAGCAAGACCAGCTGTCATTCATTTTGGAGGCTTTGAACTTGGTAAAACCTTGAAACAGACCTTATGGCTTGGAAATGTCTCAACAGAGGTCCAGCGCTACCACATAATACCTCCACAATCAAAATACTTCAGCATCAAATACACTAAAAAT GATCGGTTAGTCCCTGGTCTGACGTTGGATTGCGTTATAGAATTCACTCCTGATGAATGGCGTTACTACTATGATTGTCTCCGTATCCACTGCAAGGGGGAGGATAACCTGATCATCCCCATCCATGCCTATCCCGTCATGAACACAGCAGATTTCCCGGACCATGTCGATTTTCCACCTGTCCCTGTTGGGCAAAA AAAAAGCACCTCCCTTCCATTGCGGTGTAACTGCCCAATTGACTTTGAATACCAAGTGACTCTCTTACAACCCCACCCAGCATTTAAAGTTAAACCTGTGGCAG GTGTGATACCAGCCAATGGTAGTGTGGACATCAACGTTACATTCTCCCCAGCTGATTTTTCAACGTGTAATCTAACGCTGCAAGTCAACATCTCGCAGTTCAATGCGAAGCCTCTGGTCTGCCGGATAGTAGGATATTCTGCACCTGGACTCCTCAA GGATCTTACTATGAAGTCTTTCATCCAAGACCCGAGAGTTCTTGATCCAACATGTATATCGCCAATCGACCGCTGCCGGCGGAAAAAGAAGAGACAGGAAGAAGTACGTAAATCAGTCCAAGAAGAGCCACAG GAAATCGAAAGAAATGGTATAAAATTTCCCGCAGATTTGAATACACCATACGCTGTAGCCTGTGTTCTAAACCAGGAACCAGGAAAACTTCGAGCTAAAGATTTGCGAGAAG CTGTCCTCACTAAACAAGATTCTACACCATCCACAAGACAAATGAAG GAAGCTCTGTTCGAGCACCAAGTACGACAGAATGTCTATGAGGAGCGGCAGAATCAGCTACGATGGCAAGTGAAACTTGGAGATGAACAGATCAGTATACAAGAGAAGGTCAAGGTTCTGGATCAGAGAGTCCAAGCCACCAAGGACTATAAG TACCGGCGAGGAGACCCTTTAGAAGATGAAGAACTGGGTAGAACTTGCTCTGACTGCATTTCCAGGCGAACATTCAGAGATCACAGTGAG ATTGGAAAAGAAGGCATCCAGTTTGACCTCTACACCAATGATTCCTGGGCGGTCCGACATAAATCCCTCAGCAAGTTTGCGCAGGCGGGCAGGAAGGTGATCATTCGCATGAGAGCAGACGACAAGATCAAATATCTGAAGACCTTGGTCCAGGATATCGGCAAGAGGAAACAGTCATTTCATCACTCGCCTT CTAAACTTCTTCAAGAGAAAGAGGAACAGAAGGAATGTGAAGTTGATAAGTACATGACGGCTGATAAAATCAAATCCGTCACATTCCCAACGTATGTACCGCCAAATGTCAAAGATGATATG GCTCCAGATGCTTTAGACAAGCTCCCCGTCGACCCCACTGTAGTCTTCGTTAAGAGGAAGGTACCCTACTTCAACCTGAAGGTCCCGCAGAACTACAAACTAATGGGATATAAGTATCATAACATACAGGAGTCATCGAGTGGCTATGTCCCACCTAAGCTGAGCCGGCCTCTCAGAACTGGAGCGGAG GATGAAATCATCAGTCTGCCTGCTCAGGTGAAGCCACCCATTGAAGGAGAGTCCCCTGAACCAATCAACGAAGGTGACATGAAGGTCGAAGAGGTCGAGACACCTCTCCCGTTGCTCACTCTTGCCCCACCAAATGCGCTCTTCAAACCTATCGAATACCCAGCTCTGCATATcttt AACCCTGCCCCTGGCCTGCAGGTGTTCCAGCCTCCTCTACCCTATGCCGAGACTGACCCAGACTTCCATCTGTGTCCTCTGCCACGCTACGTCACGTACGACAAGGAAACGATACACACCGCGACACAGAAACGTTTCTTGGACCGCGAGGATGTGATCAGAGGAGTGATGACTTGGAAGAAATTCCCATCACAGGGGCTGACATCGTTGTCTCTCACGCCAACACTGACAAATGTCTGGGTTCCAAGATG GACTGATCCCTTCAGTGGTGAGCTGACACCTGAAGAAGTGCCAGCGTTGTTTGATGGCTTGCCAGACGATGACAGAGAAAACATCTTACAACTAGG GGCTGAGGAACCTAACACGGACGAGGTGCCCGTGAGTTTGACCCCAGCTATGGTCAATGCCCAATTTGCCTTGATAGACACTTCCACACCGACAGACGAGAAACCAAAAGA TGATATGTTTCCACAAGGCAATAAGATGCCCGCCACGAATATTCCAGTGGCTTCAACTGGTCCAGTTCCTAG ggaAAAACGTGAGCAAGAGTTAGACTATTTTCTGAACAAGAAATACAATCGTCTCGGACAGAAAGTTCAACAGAAAGTTGAAAATATGGATATGCTGAAGACGAATAAGGACCTTGTCTTGAAATAA
- the LOC135500511 gene encoding UPF0538 protein C2orf76 homolog has protein sequence MADGPVVLTVRLIRSFEQRNIKHLVFQAVDLNQTVGDFMDLVNKDILTRPGIAPPVRKHAYDQMKIQHKAFGSKSTDPVIVLRDDDQLMLVADKTLAECGVENETEISYFKMEEYKKYKENPGLTW, from the exons ATGGCTGACGGCCCTGTCGTTTTGACGGTCAGACTCATTCGATCATTTGAACAGAGAAACATCAAGCACTTGGTCTTCCAGGCTGTTGATCTAAATCAGACTGTCGGGGACTTCATGGACTTGGTAAATAAAG ACATTCTCACCCGCCCAGGAATTGCACCTCCAGTTAGAAAACATGCTTATG ACCAAATGAAGATCCAACATAAAGCCTTTGGTTCCAAG tcaACAGATCCTGTCATTGTATTACGAGATGATGATCAACTTATGCTTGTGGCGGATAAAACATTAGCAGAATGTGGTGTTG AGAATGAAACCGAAATATCTTACTTCAAAATGGAGGAATATAAGAAATATAAAGAAAATCCTGGTCTGACTTGGTGA